One Panicum virgatum strain AP13 chromosome 9K, P.virgatum_v5, whole genome shotgun sequence genomic region harbors:
- the LOC120650106 gene encoding uncharacterized protein LOC120650106: MAAAVPWALATVRRSLQEGAASVASYAQRAPHPQQQGAAARSEAATVRSVETLVVIVAAIVLAAVLAGVLARVCGGRYVVPSGDDRDVEGWVERRCRSCLDSGLPPPPAPGSSKTSEAK; the protein is encoded by the coding sequence atggcggcggccgtgccGTGGGCGCTTGCCACCGTGAGGAGGTCGCTGCAGGAGGGCGCCGCCAGCGTGGCGTCGTACGCGCAGCGAGCCCCTCACCCGCAGCAGCAGGGGGCTGCGGCGCGGTCCGAGGCGGCCACGGTGAGGTCGGTCGAGACGCTGGTGGTGATCGTGGCGGCGATCGTGCTCGCCGCGGTGCTGGCGGGCGTCCTCGCGCGGGTGTGCGGCGGGCGGTACGTCGTGCCCAGCGGGGACGACCGCGACGTCGAGGGATGGGTCGAGAGGCGGTGCCGGAGCTGCCTCGACAGCgggctgccgccaccgccggcgccggggtcgTCAAAGACGAGTGAGGCCAAATAG
- the LOC120650105 gene encoding uncharacterized protein LOC120650105 isoform X2, which produces MTKATPRPAGERDPLLPSPASASPPPYLDHHPADSYAVVLVPVRLRRRLRRGDRCLAPCLAALFLLALAGFLLWPADPDVSLARLRLAHVSVTARPAVAVTISAALKVRVRNPDLFALDYSRLDVDIGYRGKQLGRVTSGGGRVRARAVSYVDADLQLDGIRVVEDAIYLLEDLARGSVPFDAVVEVDGHLHLFFLSVPVKGRISCVVHVNPHNQTILHQDCYPE; this is translated from the exons ATGACGAAGGCCACGCCGCGCCCCGCGGGGGAGCGGGATCCCCTGCTCCCctcccccgcctccgcctccccgccgccctacCTCGACCACCACCCCGCCGACTCCTACGCGGTGGTCCTCGTCcccgtgcgcctccgccgccgcctgcgccgcgggGACCGCTGCCTCGCCCCCTGCCTCGccgccctcttcctcctcgcgctcGCGGGCTTCCTCCTCTGGCCCGCCGACCCGGACGTCTCCCtcgcccgcctccgcctcgcgcaCGTCTCCGTCACGGCgcgccccgccgtcgccgtcaccaTCTCCGCCGCGCTCAAGGTCCGCGTCCGCAACCCGGACCTCTTCGCGCTCGACTACTCCCGCCTCGACGTCGACATCGGCTACCGCGGCAAGCAGCTCGGGCGGGTCAcctccggcggcgggcgcgtcCGGGCGCGCGCCGTGTCGTACGTCGACGCCGACCTGCAGCTCGACGGGATACGCGTCGTCGAGGACGCGATCTACCTGCTCGAGGACCTCGCGCGGGGGTCCGTGCCCTTCGACGCCGTCGTCGAGGTCGACGGCCACCTCCACTTGTTCTTCCTCAGCGTCCCTGTCAAG GGAAGAATATCATGCGTGGTGCATGTTAATCCACACAACCAAACCATATTACATCAGGACTGCTATCCTGAG Tga
- the LOC120650105 gene encoding uncharacterized protein LOC120650105 isoform X1, protein MTKATPRPAGERDPLLPSPASASPPPYLDHHPADSYAVVLVPVRLRRRLRRGDRCLAPCLAALFLLALAGFLLWPADPDVSLARLRLAHVSVTARPAVAVTISAALKVRVRNPDLFALDYSRLDVDIGYRGKQLGRVTSGGGRVRARAVSYVDADLQLDGIRVVEDAIYLLEDLARGSVPFDAVVEVDGHLHLFFLSVPVKGRISCVVHVNPHNQTILHQDCYPEYQ, encoded by the exons ATGACGAAGGCCACGCCGCGCCCCGCGGGGGAGCGGGATCCCCTGCTCCCctcccccgcctccgcctccccgccgccctacCTCGACCACCACCCCGCCGACTCCTACGCGGTGGTCCTCGTCcccgtgcgcctccgccgccgcctgcgccgcgggGACCGCTGCCTCGCCCCCTGCCTCGccgccctcttcctcctcgcgctcGCGGGCTTCCTCCTCTGGCCCGCCGACCCGGACGTCTCCCtcgcccgcctccgcctcgcgcaCGTCTCCGTCACGGCgcgccccgccgtcgccgtcaccaTCTCCGCCGCGCTCAAGGTCCGCGTCCGCAACCCGGACCTCTTCGCGCTCGACTACTCCCGCCTCGACGTCGACATCGGCTACCGCGGCAAGCAGCTCGGGCGGGTCAcctccggcggcgggcgcgtcCGGGCGCGCGCCGTGTCGTACGTCGACGCCGACCTGCAGCTCGACGGGATACGCGTCGTCGAGGACGCGATCTACCTGCTCGAGGACCTCGCGCGGGGGTCCGTGCCCTTCGACGCCGTCGTCGAGGTCGACGGCCACCTCCACTTGTTCTTCCTCAGCGTCCCTGTCAAG GGAAGAATATCATGCGTGGTGCATGTTAATCCACACAACCAAACCATATTACATCAGGACTGCTATCCTGAG tATCAGTga
- the LOC120650103 gene encoding chloride channel protein CLC-d isoform X1, producing MLSGGDDGVPDGIGMARLAWTRLPTADAEGAGPSTSAAAAGDELFSAAAVESLDYEVIENYAYREEQAQRSKFWVPYYVMLKWLFSLLIGVGTGLAAIFINLAVENFSGWKYTATFAIIKHSYFVGFFVYTIFNLALVFSSVYIVTNFAPAAAGSGIPEIKGYLNGVDTHGILLFRTLVGKIFGSIGSVGGGLALGKEGPLVHTGACIASLLGQGGSAEYHLSSRWVRIFESDRDRRDLVTCGCAAGVAAAFRAPVGGVLFALEEVTSWWRSHLMWRVFFTSAVVAVVVRSAMNWCNSGKCGHFGAGGFIIWDISGGQEDYSYQELFPMAIIGVIGGLLGALFNQLTLYITKWRRTYLHKKGKRVQIFEACLISLVTSTISFVLPLLRKCSPCPQLETNSGIECPHPPGTDGNFVNFYCSKDKEYNDLATIFFNTQDDAIRNLFSAKTFHEYSAQSLITFLVMFYSLAVVTFGTAVPAGQFVPGIMIGSTYGRLVGMFVVKYYKKLNIEEGTYALLGAASFLGGSMRMTVSLCVIMVEITNNLKLLPLIMLVLLVSKAVGDFFNEGLYEEQARLRGIPLLDSRPKQVMRNMNAKDACKNQKVVCLPRVSRVIDIVSVLRTNKHNGFPVVDRGQNGESLVIGLILRSHLLVLLQAKVDFQNSPFPCGPGVLNRHNFSDFVKPASSKGKSIDDIHLTEDELGLYLDLAPFLNPSPYIVPEDMSLAKVYNLFRQLGLRHIFVVPRPSRVVGLITRKDLLLEEDGNTAMAELQSTSVRGLLNGRLLGGNAHLERPLLDNLVIE from the exons ATGCtctccggcggcgacgacggcgtccCCGACGGCATCGGGATGGCGCGGCTCGCGTGGACGCGCCTCCCCACCGCGGACGCCGAGGGGGCGGggccctccacctccgccgcggcggcgggcgacgagctcttctccgccgcggccgtcgaGAGCCTGGACTACGAGGTCATCGAGAACTACGCGTACCGGGAGGAGCAG GCGCAGCGGAGCAAGTTCTGGGTGCCCTACTACGTCATGCTCAAGTGGCTATTCTCTCTGCTGATCGGCGTCG GTACTGGATTAGCTGCTATATTCATAAATTTGGCTGTTGAGAACTTCTCTGGATGGAAATATACTGCAACGTTTGCTATAATAAAGCATTCATATTTTGTGGGATTCTTTGTCTACACCATTTTCAATTTAGCCCTAGTCTTCTCTTCTGTATACATAGTCACAAACTTTGCTCCAGCAGCTGCTGGATCTGGTATTCCAGAGATCAAAGGTTATTTAAATG GAGTGGATACACATGGAATCCTCCTTTTCAGAACATTAGTTGGGAAG ATCTTCGGGAGCATTGGATCAGTTGGAGGTGGATTGGCTCTAGGAAAAGAAGGGCCTCTTGTTCATACTGGGGCCTGCATTGCTTCTCTTCTTGGACAA GGCGGATCTGCGGAATACCACTTGAGTTCTAGATGGGTACGGATTTTTGAAAGCGATCGTGATCGGCGAGACCTT GTGACATGTGGATGTGCAGCTGGAGTTGCTGCAGCCTTCAGAGCTCCTGTTGGTGGGGTGCTATTTGCCCTGGAGGAAGTTACATCCTG GTGGAGAAGTCATCTTATGTGGAGAGTATTCTTCACATCTGCTGTTGTGGCCGTTGTGGTGCGTTCGGCAATGAATTGGTGCAATAGTGGAAAGTGTGGTCATTTTGGAGCTGGAGGTTTCATAATCTGGGACATATCTGG AGGTCAAGAAGATTACTCATATCAGGAACTGTTTCCTATGGCAATTATTGGTGTTATTGGTGGACTTCTTG GGGCATTATTTAATCAACTCACCCTGTATATAACTAAATGGCGGCGAACGTATCTTCACAAAAAAGGGAAACGCGTGCAG ATCTTTGAAGCCTGCCTTATATCTTTGGTAACATCGACAATTTCCTTTGTGTTGCCGCTACTAAGGAAATGCAGCCCATGCCCTCAATTAGAAACTAATTCAGGCATAGAATGCCCTCATCCACCTGGCACAGATGGGAATTTCGTCAAT TTTTATTGTTCAAAAGATAAAGAATACAATGATCTAGCAACCATTTTCTTCAATACTCAG GATGATGCAATACGGAATCTTTTCAGTGCAAAAACATTCCATGAATACAGTGCACAGAGCCTGATCACCTTCCTG GTCATGTTTTACTCCTTAGCTGTCGTGACCTTTGGAACTGCTGTTCCAGCTGGTCAGTTCGTTCCAGGAATAATGATCGGATCTACATATGGACGGCTTGTTGGAATGTTTGTTGTCAAGTATTATAAGAAGCTAAACATCGAGGAGGGCAC GTATGCGCTGCTTGGTGCTGCATCCTTTCTTGGTGGTTCAATGAGAATGACTGTATCTTTATGTGTTATCATGGTTGAGATTACAAATAACTTGAAACTCTTGCCACTGATCATGCTTGTTCTTCTAGTTTCTAAG GCGGTTGGTGACTTCTTTAATGAAGGGCTATATGAGGAGCAAGCCCGACTAAGGGGCATCCCTTTACTGGACTCCAGGCCTAAACAGGTTATGAGAAATATGAATGCAAAGGATGCCTGCAAGAATCAAAAG GTTGTCTGCCTACCTCGTGTTTCAAGAGTAATCGACATTGTCTCTGTTTTGCGAACCAACAAGCATAATGGTTTCCCT GTTGTTGACCGTGGGCAGAATGGCGAATCACTAGTCATAGGTCTCATACTTCGTAG CCACTTACTGGTACTTCTACAAGCTAAAGTAGATTTCCAGAACAGTCCTTTCCCTTGTGGGCCAGGCGTACTGAACAG GCATAATTTTAGTGACTTCGTTAAACCAGCATCAAGTAAAGGGAAATCAATTGATGATATTCATTTGACTGAGGATGAACTAGGGTTATATTTGGATCTTGCCCCATTTTTAAACCCTTCACCATACATAGTGCCAGAGGACATGTCGTTGGCGAAG GTGTACAATCTCTTCCGCCAGCTTGGATTGAGACATATATTTGTTGTTCCTAGGCCTTCTCGTGTTGTAGGATTGATAACCAGAAAAGATTTATTACTTGAG GAGGATGGCAATACTGCGATGGCGGAGCTCCAATCGACGAGTGTAAG GGGCTTGCTGAATGGCAGACTGCTGGGCGGTAATGCACATCTGGAACGTCCTCTTCTTGACAACCTTGTGATTGAGTAG
- the LOC120650103 gene encoding chloride channel protein CLC-d isoform X2 yields MLSGGDDGVPDGIGMARLAWTRLPTADAEGAGPSTSAAAAGDELFSAAAVESLDYEVIENYAYREEQAQRSKFWVPYYVMLKWLFSLLIGVGTGLAAIFINLAVENFSGWKYTATFAIIKHSYFVGFFVYTIFNLALVFSSVYIVTNFAPAAAGSGIPEIKGYLNGVDTHGILLFRTLVGKIFGSIGSVGGGLALGKEGPLVHTGACIASLLGQGGSAEYHLSSRWVRIFESDRDRRDLVTCGCAAGVAAAFRAPVGGVLFALEEVTSWWRSHLMWRVFFTSAVVAVVVRSAMNWCNSGKCGHFGAGGFIIWDISGGQEDYSYQELFPMAIIGVIGGLLGALFNQLTLYITKWRRTYLHKKGKRVQIFEACLISLVTSTISFVLPLLRKCSPCPQLETNSGIECPHPPGTDGNFVNFYCSKDKEYNDLATIFFNTQDDAIRNLFSAKTFHEYSAQSLITFLVMFYSLAVVTFGTAVPAGQFVPGIMIGSTYGRLVGMFVVKYYKKLNIEEGTYALLGAASFLGGSMRMTVSLCVIMVEITNNLKLLPLIMLVLLVSKAVGDFFNEGLYEEQARLRGIPLLDSRPKQVMRNMNAKDACKNQKVVCLPRVSRVIDIVSVLRTNKHNGFPVVDRGQNGESLVIGLILRSHLLVLLQAKVDFQNSPFPCGPGVLNRHNFSDFVKPASSKGKSIDDIHLTEDELGLYLDLAPFLNPSPYIVPEDMSLAKVYNLFRQLGLRHIFVVPRPSRVVGLITRKDLLLEEDGNTAMAELQSTSGLAEWQTAGR; encoded by the exons ATGCtctccggcggcgacgacggcgtccCCGACGGCATCGGGATGGCGCGGCTCGCGTGGACGCGCCTCCCCACCGCGGACGCCGAGGGGGCGGggccctccacctccgccgcggcggcgggcgacgagctcttctccgccgcggccgtcgaGAGCCTGGACTACGAGGTCATCGAGAACTACGCGTACCGGGAGGAGCAG GCGCAGCGGAGCAAGTTCTGGGTGCCCTACTACGTCATGCTCAAGTGGCTATTCTCTCTGCTGATCGGCGTCG GTACTGGATTAGCTGCTATATTCATAAATTTGGCTGTTGAGAACTTCTCTGGATGGAAATATACTGCAACGTTTGCTATAATAAAGCATTCATATTTTGTGGGATTCTTTGTCTACACCATTTTCAATTTAGCCCTAGTCTTCTCTTCTGTATACATAGTCACAAACTTTGCTCCAGCAGCTGCTGGATCTGGTATTCCAGAGATCAAAGGTTATTTAAATG GAGTGGATACACATGGAATCCTCCTTTTCAGAACATTAGTTGGGAAG ATCTTCGGGAGCATTGGATCAGTTGGAGGTGGATTGGCTCTAGGAAAAGAAGGGCCTCTTGTTCATACTGGGGCCTGCATTGCTTCTCTTCTTGGACAA GGCGGATCTGCGGAATACCACTTGAGTTCTAGATGGGTACGGATTTTTGAAAGCGATCGTGATCGGCGAGACCTT GTGACATGTGGATGTGCAGCTGGAGTTGCTGCAGCCTTCAGAGCTCCTGTTGGTGGGGTGCTATTTGCCCTGGAGGAAGTTACATCCTG GTGGAGAAGTCATCTTATGTGGAGAGTATTCTTCACATCTGCTGTTGTGGCCGTTGTGGTGCGTTCGGCAATGAATTGGTGCAATAGTGGAAAGTGTGGTCATTTTGGAGCTGGAGGTTTCATAATCTGGGACATATCTGG AGGTCAAGAAGATTACTCATATCAGGAACTGTTTCCTATGGCAATTATTGGTGTTATTGGTGGACTTCTTG GGGCATTATTTAATCAACTCACCCTGTATATAACTAAATGGCGGCGAACGTATCTTCACAAAAAAGGGAAACGCGTGCAG ATCTTTGAAGCCTGCCTTATATCTTTGGTAACATCGACAATTTCCTTTGTGTTGCCGCTACTAAGGAAATGCAGCCCATGCCCTCAATTAGAAACTAATTCAGGCATAGAATGCCCTCATCCACCTGGCACAGATGGGAATTTCGTCAAT TTTTATTGTTCAAAAGATAAAGAATACAATGATCTAGCAACCATTTTCTTCAATACTCAG GATGATGCAATACGGAATCTTTTCAGTGCAAAAACATTCCATGAATACAGTGCACAGAGCCTGATCACCTTCCTG GTCATGTTTTACTCCTTAGCTGTCGTGACCTTTGGAACTGCTGTTCCAGCTGGTCAGTTCGTTCCAGGAATAATGATCGGATCTACATATGGACGGCTTGTTGGAATGTTTGTTGTCAAGTATTATAAGAAGCTAAACATCGAGGAGGGCAC GTATGCGCTGCTTGGTGCTGCATCCTTTCTTGGTGGTTCAATGAGAATGACTGTATCTTTATGTGTTATCATGGTTGAGATTACAAATAACTTGAAACTCTTGCCACTGATCATGCTTGTTCTTCTAGTTTCTAAG GCGGTTGGTGACTTCTTTAATGAAGGGCTATATGAGGAGCAAGCCCGACTAAGGGGCATCCCTTTACTGGACTCCAGGCCTAAACAGGTTATGAGAAATATGAATGCAAAGGATGCCTGCAAGAATCAAAAG GTTGTCTGCCTACCTCGTGTTTCAAGAGTAATCGACATTGTCTCTGTTTTGCGAACCAACAAGCATAATGGTTTCCCT GTTGTTGACCGTGGGCAGAATGGCGAATCACTAGTCATAGGTCTCATACTTCGTAG CCACTTACTGGTACTTCTACAAGCTAAAGTAGATTTCCAGAACAGTCCTTTCCCTTGTGGGCCAGGCGTACTGAACAG GCATAATTTTAGTGACTTCGTTAAACCAGCATCAAGTAAAGGGAAATCAATTGATGATATTCATTTGACTGAGGATGAACTAGGGTTATATTTGGATCTTGCCCCATTTTTAAACCCTTCACCATACATAGTGCCAGAGGACATGTCGTTGGCGAAG GTGTACAATCTCTTCCGCCAGCTTGGATTGAGACATATATTTGTTGTTCCTAGGCCTTCTCGTGTTGTAGGATTGATAACCAGAAAAGATTTATTACTTGAG GAGGATGGCAATACTGCGATGGCGGAGCTCCAATCGACGAGT GGGCTTGCTGAATGGCAGACTGCTGGGCGGTAA
- the LOC120650107 gene encoding proteasome subunit beta type-2, which yields MECVLGVVGRDFAVVAADTSAVQSILVHKTDEDKVMVLDSHKLMGASGEPGDRVQFTEYIQKNLHLYQFRNTTPLSTAATANFTRGELATALRKNPYMVNVILGGYDKDVGASLYYIDYIATLHKIDKGAFGYGSYFCLSLMDKLYHPDMTVEEAVDLVDKCIKEIRLRLVVAPQNFVIKIVDKDGAREYARRELVGDNASASAGAAATTVAA from the exons ATGGAGTGCGTCCTGGGCGTGGTCGGCCGCGACttcgcggtggtggcggcggacaCCTCCGCCGTGCAGAGCATCCTCGTCCACAAGACGGACGAGGACAAGGTGATGGTCCTCGACTCGCACAAGCTGATGGGCGCCTCGGGGGAGCCCGGCGACCG GGTGCAATTCACGGAGTACATACAAAAGAACCTCCACCTGTACCAGTTCCGCAACACCACCCcactctccaccgccgccaccgctaaCTTCacccgcggcgagctcgccacAGCCCTCCGGAAG AATCCATACATGGTCAACGTTATACTTGGTGGTTATGATAAGGATGTTGGTGCTTCCTTGTACTACATCGACTACATTGCAACCTTGCACAAGATTGACAAGGGTGCTTTTGGGTACGGCTCCTACTTCTGTTTGTCCCTAATGGACAAACTGTACCACCCGGACATGACTGTTGAGGAAGCAGTAGATCTTGTTGACAAGTGCATCAAGGAGATCCGGCTGCGGTTGGTCGTTGCGCCTCAGAACTTCGTGATCAAGATTGTGGACAAGGATGGGGCGAGGGAGTATGCGAGGCGTGAGCTCGTCGGCGACAACGCATCAGCATCAGCGGGAGCTGCAGCAACTACAGTTGCCGCCTGA
- the LOC120650109 gene encoding non-specific lipid transfer protein GPI-anchored 5-like — MAARAAPFWLLAAALVAAASAQSSGSGGGDCTSALVSLSPCMDYISGNGTSAPSASCCSQLKAVVQSKPQCLCAAIGGGASSSLGGVEIDRSRALGLPAACNVQTPPASRCNAGSSGGGSKATPSLPSGAAALRWPAGLVLGLAVAAVYAATAA; from the exons ATGGCAGCGAGGGCGGCGCCGTTCTGGCTCCTGGCCGCGGCGCTGgtcgcggcggcgtccgcgcagtcctccggctccggcggcggcgactgcaCGTCGGCGCTGGTGAGCCTGTCCCCGTGCATGGACTACATCAGCGGCAACGGCACGTCGGCGCCCAGCGCCTCGTGCTGCTCGCAGCTCAAGGCCGTGGTGCAGTCCAAGCCGCAGTGCCTCTGCGCCgcgatcggcggcggcgcctcgtcCTCCCTCGGCGGCGTCGAGATCGACCGGTCGCGCGCGCTCGGTCTCCCCGCCGCCTGCAACGTCCAGACCCCGCCCGCCAGCCGGTGCAACGCCG GGTCGTCGGGCGGCGGGTCGAAGGCGACGCCATCCCTGCCatccggcgccgcggcgctccGGTGGCCGGCGGGTCTCGTGCTCGGCCTCGCCGTGGCTGCGGTCTACGCCGCGACTGCTGCGTGA